A genomic window from Rhizobium sp. EC-SD404 includes:
- a CDS encoding SDR family oxidoreductase: MSKVQFTAVITGGNKGIGADLADRLLEQGYNVVSVARRAPEKSHDRLFSVEADLLDADAVKQAAAAIAKNHYVTHLIHNAGLIWPNLIEDAKPEDITGLAQLHLGSALTLLQAFLPAMKEGHFGRVMFNASRAALGAPTRTAYSASKAGMIGMARTWALELARHGITVNVVAPGPILTDNFWGIIPKDSDREAELATKIPVGRLGTVEDVTNAFLFFCDPKSSFVTGQTLYVCGGASVGGSIL; this comes from the coding sequence ATGAGCAAGGTTCAGTTCACGGCCGTCATTACTGGCGGCAACAAGGGCATCGGCGCCGATCTCGCCGATCGTCTTCTGGAACAGGGCTATAATGTCGTGTCGGTTGCACGCCGAGCGCCGGAAAAATCGCATGACCGGCTGTTTTCGGTGGAAGCCGATCTTCTCGATGCGGACGCCGTGAAGCAGGCGGCCGCGGCGATCGCGAAGAACCACTACGTTACACATCTGATCCACAATGCCGGCCTCATCTGGCCGAACCTGATCGAAGACGCAAAGCCGGAGGACATCACCGGCCTCGCGCAGCTTCATCTCGGTTCCGCACTGACGCTGCTTCAGGCATTTCTGCCGGCGATGAAAGAGGGGCACTTCGGTCGCGTCATGTTCAATGCCTCGCGCGCAGCGCTTGGCGCACCGACGCGCACTGCCTACAGCGCCTCAAAGGCCGGCATGATCGGTATGGCGCGGACTTGGGCGCTGGAATTGGCAAGGCACGGCATCACGGTGAACGTCGTCGCGCCCGGCCCGATCCTGACGGACAATTTCTGGGGCATCATCCCCAAGGACAGCGACCGCGAGGCGGAACTGGCCACAAAGATCCCCGTGGGTCGCCTCGGCACTGTGGAAGACGTGACAAACGCCTTCCTGTTCTTCTGCGACCCGAAATCCAGCTTCGTCACGGGCCAGACGCTCTATGTCTGCGGCGGCGCCAGCGTCGGCGGGTCGATTCTGTAG
- a CDS encoding transglutaminase family protein: MATKFILGCDLSYEIQSEAVFIFNFEVARLARHLDVSETLTISAGDNRRTYTDPTSLNRFLSITAQPGPLNVRYRAEVTLDAYSADPASIEETPLADLPLEIMPFLLPTRFVSSDRLAAFANREFGHMMRGHSLVTAICNWIYENIDYERGSSDSQTTADESLILRAGVCRDFAHLGIAFCRALNIPARFVSCYAHGLHPSDFHAVFEAYLDGRWWLFDATRQAHLDGLVRIGVGRDAAEVAFATPFGEVEPGPVTIMIERTDGIADADLRTSDAVSTE; encoded by the coding sequence ATGGCGACGAAGTTCATTCTCGGCTGCGACCTTTCCTATGAGATTCAGTCCGAGGCCGTTTTCATTTTCAACTTCGAGGTCGCCAGGCTCGCTCGACATCTGGATGTCAGCGAGACGCTCACGATCTCCGCAGGCGACAATCGACGGACATACACCGACCCGACCTCGCTCAACCGCTTTCTCAGCATCACCGCACAGCCCGGACCACTAAATGTCCGCTATCGGGCGGAGGTCACTCTGGATGCCTATTCTGCGGACCCTGCCTCGATCGAAGAGACGCCGCTCGCCGATCTTCCCCTCGAGATCATGCCATTCCTGCTGCCGACGCGTTTCGTCTCGTCCGACAGGCTGGCAGCCTTCGCCAATCGGGAATTCGGCCACATGATGCGCGGCCACAGCCTGGTGACCGCGATCTGCAACTGGATCTACGAGAACATCGACTACGAGCGCGGCTCCTCCGATTCGCAGACCACGGCCGATGAAAGCCTCATCCTGCGGGCCGGTGTATGCCGCGATTTCGCCCATCTCGGCATCGCCTTCTGCCGCGCCTTGAACATCCCCGCGCGCTTCGTCAGCTGCTATGCCCACGGTCTCCACCCGTCCGACTTCCATGCCGTCTTTGAAGCTTATCTTGATGGACGCTGGTGGCTCTTCGATGCCACGCGCCAGGCCCATCTCGATGGACTGGTGAGGATCGGCGTCGGCCGCGATGCCGCCGAGGTGGCGTTTGCCACGCCGTTCGGCGAGGTCGAGCCCGGCCCGGTCACCATCATGATCGAGCGAACCGACGGCATCGCCGACGCGGATTTGCGAACATCGGATGCGGTGAGCACGGAATAG
- a CDS encoding AraC family transcriptional regulator, with protein sequence MQNLAQLVDILGRQTPTDGSHRCPLPGVKLIRSSSPTMPMPVIYEPTLCLVAQGRKRAMLGNSSYVYDPTSYLIASVDLPVMGSVIEATPDRPYLCLQIDLDMDVLGEMIVRYPPRSSQQPAKAAGLSLNRTTPPLLDAAIRLARLLETPEDIDALAPLAMSEILYRLLSGESGATIRQMAQSDSRLNQIARAIVWIKTHFRDACPIEMAAEIAGMSRSTFHVHFKATTSLSPLEYRTHLRLQEAQRLMVGSGLDAASAGFEVGYASPSQFSRDYSRIFGMPPSKHVAGLKHEPASPSRRSERAAAA encoded by the coding sequence ATGCAAAACCTTGCCCAACTCGTCGACATTCTCGGCCGACAGACGCCGACCGACGGCTCCCATCGCTGTCCGCTTCCCGGCGTGAAGCTCATCCGTTCGTCCTCGCCGACCATGCCGATGCCGGTGATCTACGAACCGACGCTTTGTCTTGTGGCGCAAGGACGCAAGCGGGCCATGCTCGGCAACAGCAGCTATGTCTACGATCCCACGAGCTACCTGATTGCTTCTGTGGACTTGCCTGTCATGGGTTCGGTCATCGAGGCCACCCCCGATCGGCCTTATCTCTGCCTTCAGATCGATCTCGATATGGATGTTCTCGGCGAGATGATCGTCCGCTACCCGCCGCGCAGTTCACAACAGCCGGCAAAGGCCGCAGGCTTGTCGCTCAATCGAACGACACCGCCGCTTCTTGATGCAGCGATACGTCTGGCGCGCCTTCTCGAAACGCCGGAGGATATCGACGCGCTCGCGCCTTTGGCGATGAGTGAAATCCTCTATCGCCTGCTCAGCGGCGAGAGCGGAGCGACCATCCGCCAGATGGCTCAGTCCGACAGCCGGCTCAATCAGATTGCCCGTGCCATCGTCTGGATCAAGACGCATTTCAGGGATGCCTGCCCAATCGAGATGGCAGCGGAAATCGCAGGCATGAGCCGCTCGACCTTCCACGTGCATTTCAAGGCGACCACCTCGCTCAGCCCGCTGGAGTATCGCACCCATTTGCGTCTGCAGGAGGCGCAACGCCTCATGGTGGGCTCCGGCCTCGATGCGGCAAGTGCAGGGTTCGAGGTAGGATATGCGAGCCCGTCGCAGTTCAGCCGCGACTACAGTCGCATCTTCGGGATGCCGCCCTCGAAACATGTCGCCGGACTGAAGCACGAACCGGCTAGCCCGTCACGAAGGTCGGAACGAGCCGCGGCGGCCTGA
- a CDS encoding oxidoreductase, with amino-acid sequence MKTNWTATDMPSQAGRSFVVTGTGGLGYECGLALARAGGEVILAGRNASKGEEAVNKIRASVAGATISFEMLDLASLTSITAFGERLRRTRSRLDVLINNAGIMVPPTRQMTEDGFELQIGTNYLGHFALTAQLLPLLTRGDRSRVVSLSSVAARQGAIDFANLNAERSYTPMPIYSQSKLACLMFAYELQRRSDAANWGIASIAAHPGVSRTDLLHNAPGRRSLNGIARTFLWFLFQPAAQGALPTLYAATAPDAQPGGYYGPHRLGETRGYPVVAKPIPQAADENVARKLWDVSEDMTNVRFGEAL; translated from the coding sequence ATGAAAACGAACTGGACCGCCACCGACATGCCTTCGCAGGCCGGACGGAGCTTCGTCGTCACCGGTACGGGTGGCCTCGGCTACGAATGTGGCCTGGCGCTGGCGCGAGCGGGAGGCGAGGTCATCCTCGCCGGCCGCAATGCCTCGAAAGGGGAGGAAGCAGTGAACAAGATCCGCGCGTCGGTCGCTGGCGCGACGATCAGCTTCGAGATGCTCGATCTTGCCAGCCTCACCTCCATTACCGCTTTCGGTGAACGCCTGCGGCGGACGAGAAGCAGGCTCGATGTGCTGATCAACAATGCCGGCATCATGGTCCCGCCCACACGGCAGATGACGGAAGACGGTTTCGAATTGCAGATCGGGACCAACTATCTCGGACATTTCGCGCTCACCGCGCAGTTGTTGCCGTTGCTCACCAGAGGGGACCGGTCGCGCGTCGTCAGTTTGTCGAGCGTCGCGGCAAGACAGGGTGCGATCGACTTTGCGAACCTTAATGCCGAGCGATCCTACACGCCGATGCCGATCTACAGCCAGTCGAAGCTGGCTTGCCTGATGTTCGCCTACGAGCTTCAGCGTCGCAGCGACGCGGCGAACTGGGGCATCGCGAGTATCGCCGCACATCCCGGCGTTTCGCGAACGGATCTCCTGCACAATGCGCCGGGCCGCCGGAGCCTCAACGGTATCGCCCGGACGTTCCTTTGGTTCCTGTTCCAGCCCGCGGCACAGGGCGCGCTTCCCACACTTTACGCGGCGACGGCCCCCGATGCGCAGCCCGGCGGATATTACGGACCCCACCGCCTGGGGGAGACGCGAGGCTATCCGGTCGTCGCCAAGCCGATCCCTCAGGCGGCGGACGAAAACGTGGCGCGAAAACTCTGGGATGTGTCCGAAGACATGACCAATGTCCGGTTCGGCGAAGCACTTTAG
- a CDS encoding methyltransferase domain-containing protein has protein sequence MPCASTDGARFFRSWLQDPLRVAAIAPSGAPLARLMTENIAAADVPVLELGPGTGVFTQALVDRGIGEENLTLVEFDDEFADLLRLRFPNATVVHGNATKLKGMQLFAGGQAGAVISGLGLLSMSPRAVMSILSGAFSYLRPSGTFYQFTYGPQCPIGASILDRLGLEAERVGGTWRNLPPAAVYRIRRRTPSTPSI, from the coding sequence ATGCCGTGTGCATCGACGGATGGCGCGCGCTTCTTCCGTTCCTGGCTTCAGGATCCTTTGCGCGTTGCAGCGATCGCACCATCCGGCGCGCCCCTGGCTCGGTTGATGACGGAGAACATCGCGGCTGCAGATGTGCCGGTTCTGGAGCTCGGTCCGGGTACTGGCGTTTTCACGCAGGCGCTGGTCGACCGCGGCATCGGGGAAGAGAACCTGACGCTCGTCGAGTTCGACGATGAATTCGCCGACCTGCTGCGCCTGCGCTTTCCGAATGCAACAGTCGTGCATGGCAATGCGACCAAACTCAAAGGGATGCAGCTCTTCGCGGGTGGCCAGGCGGGAGCGGTCATCAGCGGCCTCGGGCTTCTCTCGATGTCGCCGCGCGCCGTGATGTCGATCCTGTCCGGTGCGTTTTCCTATTTGCGCCCATCAGGCACATTCTATCAGTTCACCTACGGCCCGCAGTGTCCGATTGGAGCATCGATCCTCGATCGCCTTGGGCTCGAGGCCGAGCGGGTCGGTGGAACCTGGCGGAACCTGCCGCCCGCCGCGGTCTACCGTATCCGCAGGCGGACGCCGTCAACGCCTTCCATCTAA
- a CDS encoding AraC family transcriptional regulator, with product MPIADLTQTVAHYVAAHRGPDAVSATPMRDVSIMCSTQARLPFRHIYKPSLCVVVQGSKKIELEDQIFDYSAGTALIVSVELPGFGSVTQASKAVPFLGMTIEFDIGLMREVMEQMTNPLRPAGERLAVFVEQLSEPVQDCLDRLVRLFDRPEAVPVLYPSIMKELYYWLLTGPNGREICKIAHSDSHTQRIADAIYLMREHIARPLSIEDMASAARMGVSSFHQHFKMLTSMTPLQYHKQLRLLEARRLMVVEAANVTSAAFHVGYESPSQFSREYARLFGQAPKRDSMALKSLGAAL from the coding sequence ATGCCTATAGCAGACCTGACGCAGACAGTCGCACACTACGTCGCGGCCCATCGTGGCCCGGACGCGGTTTCTGCAACGCCGATGCGCGATGTCAGCATCATGTGCAGCACGCAGGCGCGCCTGCCCTTCCGCCATATCTACAAGCCTTCGCTCTGCGTCGTGGTTCAAGGCAGCAAAAAGATCGAACTGGAAGACCAGATTTTCGACTACTCGGCCGGCACCGCGCTCATCGTCAGCGTGGAGCTGCCCGGCTTTGGAAGCGTCACCCAGGCGTCAAAGGCCGTCCCGTTTTTGGGAATGACGATCGAGTTCGATATCGGTCTTATGCGTGAAGTCATGGAGCAGATGACCAACCCTCTGAGACCTGCCGGCGAGCGTCTCGCGGTCTTTGTCGAGCAGCTCTCAGAGCCAGTCCAGGACTGCCTCGATCGCCTGGTACGGCTCTTCGACAGGCCGGAAGCGGTGCCGGTTCTCTATCCATCGATCATGAAGGAGCTCTATTACTGGTTACTGACCGGGCCGAACGGCCGCGAGATCTGCAAGATCGCGCACAGCGACAGCCACACGCAGCGCATTGCCGATGCGATCTACCTAATGCGGGAGCATATCGCCCGTCCGCTCAGCATTGAGGACATGGCCAGCGCCGCCCGAATGGGGGTCTCCTCGTTTCACCAGCACTTCAAAATGCTGACCAGCATGACACCGCTCCAGTACCACAAGCAGCTGCGGCTGCTGGAAGCGCGCCGGCTGATGGTCGTCGAGGCCGCCAATGTCACGAGCGCCGCTTTCCATGTGGGCTATGAAAGCCCATCGCAGTTCAGTCGCGAATACGCGCGCCTCTTCGGGCAGGCACCAAAGCGCGATTCCATGGCGCTCAAGTCGTTGGGCGCTGCTCTGTAA
- a CDS encoding helix-turn-helix transcriptional regulator, translated as MDSSPEQPTRLGAFLRDRRTRLDPAALGLGGRRRTRGLRREEVAQRAHISTTWYTWLEQGRGGAPSPRVLDSLADALLMTEAEREHLFLVGIGRPPKARVAQRESISWRLQRLLDAMPLIPATIATSTWDIIGWNRAARLALTDYEALAPDDRNILRRMFLDPSTRAAQADWEAVARFLVATFRAETARIGDDDHARQLVAELSARSVDFVRLWTEQNVQSSGEGAKTIRHARMGEMTFEFSSFAIDGRPDLKLMVYNPATERDIDKMRQLCAESDSIGLPVGAGDLPVTEQRPTT; from the coding sequence ATGGACAGCTCACCCGAGCAGCCGACGCGCCTTGGGGCCTTCTTGCGGGATAGGCGGACGCGGCTCGACCCTGCAGCGCTCGGGCTGGGCGGCCGGCGGCGTACGCGTGGCCTGAGGCGCGAGGAAGTGGCCCAGCGCGCGCACATCAGCACGACCTGGTACACTTGGCTCGAGCAGGGGCGCGGTGGTGCGCCGTCACCGCGCGTGCTGGACAGCCTCGCCGATGCGCTGTTGATGACGGAAGCTGAGCGGGAGCATCTGTTTCTGGTCGGGATCGGCCGCCCACCGAAAGCACGGGTGGCGCAGAGAGAGAGCATATCCTGGCGGCTTCAACGATTGCTCGATGCCATGCCCTTGATCCCGGCGACCATTGCAACATCGACCTGGGACATCATCGGCTGGAACCGGGCCGCACGCCTCGCCCTTACCGACTACGAGGCCCTGGCGCCGGACGATCGGAATATCCTGCGGCGCATGTTTCTGGACCCCTCTACACGCGCGGCCCAAGCGGACTGGGAAGCGGTGGCGCGATTCCTGGTGGCGACATTCCGTGCCGAAACGGCACGGATCGGCGACGATGATCACGCCAGACAGCTCGTCGCCGAACTCAGTGCCAGAAGCGTGGATTTCGTGCGCCTTTGGACCGAGCAGAACGTCCAGTCGTCCGGGGAGGGCGCAAAAACCATCCGGCATGCGCGTATGGGCGAGATGACTTTCGAATTCTCATCCTTTGCCATCGACGGTCGGCCCGATCTCAAGCTTATGGTCTATAACCCCGCGACCGAGCGCGACATCGACAAGATGCGCCAACTCTGCGCTGAAAGTGACAGCATCGGTTTGCCTGTCGGTGCCGGTGACCTGCCCGTTACAGAGCAGCGCCCAACGACTTGA
- a CDS encoding SDR family oxidoreductase, producing the protein MRIFVTGATGFIGSAIVQELLAYGHTVLGLARSDASEEKLQAAGAEALRGDLQDLDALRKGAETSDAVIHAGFVHDFSRFAEACTIDRVAIETLGAAIAQTGKPMIVTAGVAFLNSADAVTVEMDQAFPPTDIYPRASEQTARALTERGIPVGVVRLPPSVHGEGDHAFVPMLIDMARRTGRSAYIDEGTNAWSAVHVKDAAACFRLAIEQSQTSETWHAVTEEAIPFRHIAELIGERLNLPSVSLSPAEAQQHFDWFFPFASIDQPTSSEITRRKLGWQPIEPDLLTDMRHAGYFEAS; encoded by the coding sequence ATGAGAATATTCGTGACAGGCGCCACCGGCTTCATCGGCTCGGCGATCGTGCAGGAACTTTTGGCCTATGGGCACACGGTCTTGGGCCTCGCGCGCTCGGACGCGAGTGAAGAAAAGCTGCAAGCCGCAGGTGCCGAAGCTCTTCGCGGCGACCTGCAAGATCTGGATGCGCTTCGCAAAGGTGCCGAGACATCCGACGCCGTCATCCATGCCGGATTCGTGCATGACTTCTCGCGTTTCGCGGAAGCCTGCACCATCGACCGCGTCGCGATCGAAACGCTCGGCGCAGCAATCGCGCAAACCGGCAAACCAATGATCGTCACGGCAGGCGTCGCCTTTTTGAACTCAGCCGATGCCGTGACCGTCGAAATGGATCAAGCTTTTCCCCCGACGGACATCTATCCGCGCGCGTCGGAACAGACCGCGAGGGCGCTCACCGAACGCGGGATTCCGGTCGGTGTCGTGCGGCTTCCCCCTTCGGTTCACGGCGAGGGCGACCACGCCTTCGTCCCGATGCTGATCGACATGGCGCGACGCACCGGCCGGTCGGCCTATATCGACGAGGGCACGAATGCCTGGTCGGCGGTCCATGTGAAGGATGCCGCAGCCTGTTTCCGCTTGGCCATCGAACAAAGCCAGACCTCAGAGACGTGGCATGCCGTGACCGAGGAAGCCATCCCGTTCAGGCACATCGCAGAACTGATCGGAGAACGACTGAATCTCCCGAGCGTCTCGCTGTCGCCGGCCGAAGCACAACAGCATTTCGACTGGTTCTTCCCCTTCGCTTCCATCGATCAGCCCACCTCCAGCGAGATTACGCGCAGAAAGCTTGGCTGGCAGCCCATCGAGCCAGATCTTCTGACCGACATGAGGCACGCCGGCTACTTCGAAGCCAGTTGA
- a CDS encoding VOC family protein, which translates to MTGLQAKSSSAIVAVHDLARAKHFYGDVLGLELSDDATEAVLVYKTGQTHLVVYPSESAGTNRANAVVWGCGSDLDAITNALRAKGVTFEHYEMDGATYEDGIHSADGFKMVWLKDPDGNILHLNSA; encoded by the coding sequence ATGACCGGACTTCAAGCCAAATCATCCTCCGCGATCGTCGCGGTGCATGACCTTGCGAGGGCGAAGCATTTCTATGGCGATGTCCTGGGCCTCGAACTCAGCGACGATGCGACGGAGGCAGTGCTGGTCTATAAGACCGGCCAGACGCATCTCGTCGTCTACCCCTCCGAATCCGCGGGTACGAACCGGGCAAACGCCGTGGTTTGGGGCTGCGGTTCCGATCTCGACGCGATCACGAACGCGTTGCGCGCAAAGGGCGTGACGTTCGAGCACTATGAGATGGATGGCGCGACCTATGAGGACGGCATCCATAGCGCCGACGGCTTCAAGATGGTCTGGTTGAAGGATCCCGACGGCAACATCCTGCATTTGAACAGTGCATAG
- a CDS encoding glutathione S-transferase family protein, with the protein MSNHLIIWTYDWVPEGPRGFVRDARLRWACEEAGLDYHVKTVSFEDRGPSHFARQPFGQVPFLEDDGIVMFESGAAVLHLAAKSETLMPSDPQGAAETRQWIIAALNSIEMVSVPWWFVGMSNPDINPLEDWLTSRLEHLETVLAEREWLAAGRFTAADLLMADVLRVPKLRAFGTFPALTAYVDRVCSRPAFEKAKADQIAHFAQADAQRELAK; encoded by the coding sequence ATGTCCAACCATCTGATCATCTGGACATATGACTGGGTGCCGGAGGGTCCCCGCGGCTTCGTGCGCGACGCACGGTTGCGGTGGGCCTGCGAGGAAGCCGGCCTCGACTATCATGTCAAAACCGTCTCCTTCGAAGACCGCGGCCCTTCGCACTTCGCACGCCAACCTTTCGGACAGGTGCCGTTTCTGGAAGACGACGGAATCGTCATGTTCGAAAGCGGCGCTGCAGTTCTGCATCTCGCTGCCAAGAGTGAGACCTTGATGCCGTCCGACCCTCAAGGTGCCGCCGAAACGCGGCAATGGATCATCGCGGCGTTGAACTCCATCGAAATGGTCAGCGTTCCGTGGTGGTTCGTCGGCATGTCCAACCCCGATATCAACCCGCTTGAAGACTGGCTGACTTCACGCCTCGAACATCTCGAGACGGTGCTCGCCGAACGGGAATGGCTGGCGGCAGGCCGTTTCACTGCCGCCGATCTTCTGATGGCGGACGTGCTCCGAGTCCCGAAATTGCGCGCATTCGGGACGTTCCCGGCACTTACCGCCTATGTCGACCGAGTCTGTTCGCGCCCGGCGTTTGAAAAAGCGAAGGCCGACCAGATCGCGCATTTCGCACAAGCAGATGCGCAGCGGGAGCTGGCGAAATGA
- a CDS encoding cupin domain-containing protein has product MTDKTFEDDALEPEGGKPGLARLFNPALKGPWRGSIAGEALGAPVTVLAYGTDQIGDGPRLHVHPYDEVFVVIEGRGRFFVGDTVVDATAGEIVFGPAGIPHRFENLGPGRVQTVDIHHSPRWIQTDLD; this is encoded by the coding sequence ATGACGGACAAGACCTTTGAAGACGATGCGTTGGAGCCGGAAGGCGGAAAACCAGGTTTGGCGAGACTGTTCAACCCCGCGCTCAAGGGACCCTGGCGCGGATCGATCGCGGGTGAAGCGCTCGGGGCGCCGGTCACGGTGCTCGCCTACGGAACGGATCAGATCGGCGACGGCCCTCGCCTTCACGTGCACCCTTACGACGAAGTCTTCGTCGTCATAGAGGGTCGCGGCCGATTTTTCGTGGGAGACACGGTCGTGGATGCCACTGCGGGCGAAATCGTCTTTGGCCCGGCCGGCATCCCGCACCGCTTCGAGAACTTAGGCCCGGGCCGTGTCCAGACCGTCGACATCCATCATTCACCACGCTGGATCCAGACCGATCTCGATTAG
- a CDS encoding SIMPL domain-containing protein: MIARMNVYALASALAIVAAQPGFAQSEMNGDEKRPATISVMGEGEAAVAPDMAIVTLTVVREAETAREALTASNQAMDEVLAAMRAAEIADRDLQTSNFAIQPQYVYPDGDTQPQQPRITGYEASNTLTVRLRDLEKLGGLLDEAVTLGVNQGGNIIFTNDDPSTTLNEARRDAVGDARERAEILAEAAGVELGRILSIDEQTMMPQPIPMARMEARSFDAAAPVPVAAGENAYRITVTMRFEIEEGAAE, encoded by the coding sequence ATGATCGCCAGAATGAATGTTTACGCCCTCGCCTCTGCCCTTGCGATCGTGGCAGCACAGCCGGGCTTTGCCCAAAGCGAAATGAACGGCGACGAGAAGCGCCCGGCGACGATTTCCGTGATGGGCGAAGGTGAGGCGGCCGTCGCTCCCGACATGGCCATCGTCACCCTGACCGTCGTGCGCGAAGCCGAAACCGCGCGCGAAGCGCTCACCGCCAGCAATCAGGCGATGGACGAAGTGCTGGCCGCCATGCGCGCCGCGGAGATCGCCGACCGCGATCTTCAAACCTCCAACTTCGCCATCCAGCCGCAATATGTCTACCCGGACGGTGATACCCAGCCGCAGCAGCCGCGAATCACCGGGTATGAAGCGTCCAACACGCTGACGGTGCGCCTGCGCGACCTGGAAAAGCTTGGCGGGCTCCTCGACGAGGCAGTGACGCTCGGCGTCAATCAGGGCGGCAACATCATCTTTACGAATGACGACCCGAGCACGACTCTGAACGAAGCACGCCGCGATGCTGTCGGCGATGCCCGCGAGCGTGCCGAGATCCTGGCCGAAGCGGCAGGCGTCGAGCTCGGCCGTATCCTGTCGATCGACGAGCAGACGATGATGCCACAGCCGATACCGATGGCGCGCATGGAAGCCCGCAGCTTCGATGCGGCGGCGCCCGTGCCGGTGGCGGCCGGCGAAAATGCGTACCGGATCACCGTCACCATGCGGTTCGAAATCGAGGAAGGCGCTGCCGAGTAG
- a CDS encoding nuclear transport factor 2 family protein — protein MDSTTIITSFLDALESSDGDALVGFLDEDAVHDDGHGERIVGGSAIRDALIERVSALNERHTDRLVLVSQAGDRVAVETTLRGTYERSLDGWPEAGGQSFSVPAGLFFEVEGAKIVRFSRYLDQRAMTAALK, from the coding sequence ATGGACAGCACGACCATCATCACTTCTTTTCTGGATGCTCTCGAAAGCTCCGACGGAGACGCTCTTGTCGGTTTTCTCGATGAAGACGCAGTCCATGACGATGGCCATGGCGAGCGTATCGTCGGCGGCAGTGCGATCCGCGATGCGCTCATCGAACGCGTTTCGGCACTGAACGAGCGCCACACCGATCGGCTGGTGCTCGTATCGCAAGCCGGTGATCGCGTCGCGGTCGAGACCACGCTTCGCGGCACTTACGAGCGTTCGCTGGATGGCTGGCCGGAAGCGGGTGGTCAGTCATTCTCGGTGCCAGCAGGTCTGTTCTTCGAGGTCGAGGGTGCAAAGATCGTGCGCTTCAGCCGATATCTCGATCAGCGGGCGATGACCGCTGCCCTGAAGTAA
- a CDS encoding secondary thiamine-phosphate synthase enzyme YjbQ, producing the protein MAKQELITLKTDGQGLYEFTDRARAFVAAQPSGPGLLTAFVRHTSCSLLIQENADPDVRRDLDVFFRRLVPPADDPAMGWIIHRSEGVDDMPAHIKAALTAVSLSIPVADGRLLLGTWQGIYLFEHRDRPHRREILLHLSS; encoded by the coding sequence ATGGCCAAGCAAGAACTGATCACGCTCAAAACCGACGGGCAGGGGCTCTACGAATTTACCGACAGGGCCCGTGCCTTTGTGGCGGCTCAACCGTCGGGTCCCGGATTGCTTACGGCGTTCGTGCGTCACACGTCGTGTTCTCTGCTCATCCAGGAGAATGCGGATCCTGACGTGCGCCGCGATCTGGATGTCTTCTTCCGTCGCCTCGTGCCGCCGGCCGATGACCCGGCCATGGGCTGGATCATTCACCGCTCCGAAGGCGTCGATGACATGCCGGCTCACATCAAGGCTGCACTGACGGCGGTGTCCCTCTCCATACCAGTAGCCGACGGCCGGCTGCTTCTGGGAACTTGGCAGGGCATTTATCTTTTCGAGCACCGCGATCGGCCGCACCGTCGGGAAATTTTGCTTCATTTGTCGTCTTGA